A genomic stretch from Treponema primitia ZAS-1 includes:
- a CDS encoding response regulator transcription factor encodes MGKDKIKVLLIEDHPLTRRGLASCLTDTGRCSIAGEAGSLEAAQRVMELHFPVDVVILDISLGEENGLDFIGYLKKYCDLRKAKIPAVLVCSVYEDPFRIRSAIGNGAMGYVPKSAGETELLQAIDTVMRGELFIDPRLEIKINAQPDVYAKFTRRERETLALVKQHYDNHQIAKALSLRLHTVENHISHIYFKTGLTKREELAKL; translated from the coding sequence ATGGGTAAAGATAAAATCAAGGTTTTATTGATCGAAGATCATCCGCTGACACGGCGGGGTTTGGCCTCCTGCCTGACCGATACGGGGCGTTGTTCCATTGCCGGGGAGGCGGGTTCCCTGGAGGCGGCGCAGCGGGTTATGGAGCTTCATTTTCCGGTGGATGTGGTAATTCTGGATATTTCCCTGGGAGAGGAGAACGGGCTTGATTTTATTGGGTACCTGAAAAAATACTGCGACCTGCGGAAAGCCAAAATACCCGCAGTGTTGGTATGTTCAGTGTATGAGGATCCCTTCCGCATCAGGTCGGCCATCGGCAACGGGGCCATGGGGTATGTGCCGAAATCGGCAGGCGAAACGGAACTTTTGCAGGCCATTGATACGGTGATGCGGGGGGAGCTGTTTATTGATCCCCGGCTGGAAATTAAAATCAACGCACAGCCCGATGTGTACGCTAAATTTACCCGGCGGGAACGGGAGACCCTGGCCCTGGTAAAACAGCATTATGATAATCACCAGATTGCAAAGGCCCTTTCGTTACGTTTACATACCGTGGAAAACCATATCAGCCATATTTACTTTAAGACAGGGCTTACGAAGCGGGAAGAATTAGCAAAGCTCTAG
- a CDS encoding ATP-binding protein, protein MINRPEYLADLLRWKDKDDLIKIITGVRRCGKSTLLMLFQDYLRNNGVKDSQILDINLEMAANDTLLDWKALHRYVEGHAAKGKKTYVLLDEIQMVSDFPRAVNSLRLKKNIDVYVTGSNASMLSKDIKNVLGGRTIEIKMLPFSFKEYLSSFPENDRTELDKKYNDYVTRGSFPQTIEFYTNTAAYDERAWHTYMDSVYNTIIVKDVLSRQGIQEFSKLERVIAFMFSTIGSETSINNMGTTINNDMKGKPTDSKIHALTIERYLESLLDGYVFYKVNPSYLRGKNRLRSNAKYYAVDAGLRYFLLGGTAINDAGHVLENVVYLELLRRGYDVEFGKIGDTEIDFVARKPGGKVEYYQVTQTLMDKKVLERELGPLQQIQDNYPKFILSRDYDSSNFAGIRHINVLEWLTKK, encoded by the coding sequence ATGATAAACAGACCGGAATACCTGGCGGATCTGCTCAGGTGGAAAGACAAGGACGACCTTATAAAAATTATTACCGGGGTCAGGCGCTGCGGTAAGTCAACATTACTCATGCTATTCCAGGATTATTTGAGGAACAATGGTGTTAAGGATAGCCAGATTCTGGACATCAATCTTGAGATGGCGGCAAACGATACTTTACTGGACTGGAAAGCGCTTCACCGGTATGTGGAAGGCCATGCGGCAAAGGGCAAAAAGACCTACGTTTTGCTTGACGAAATTCAGATGGTAAGCGATTTTCCCAGGGCGGTAAACAGTCTGCGGCTCAAGAAGAATATTGACGTTTATGTAACCGGTTCCAATGCTTCCATGTTATCCAAGGATATAAAAAATGTTCTTGGCGGTCGGACCATCGAAATTAAGATGCTGCCATTTTCTTTTAAGGAATACCTCTCATCGTTCCCTGAGAATGATCGGACAGAGCTGGATAAGAAATACAACGACTATGTGACCCGAGGTTCGTTTCCCCAAACAATAGAGTTTTATACGAATACCGCTGCTTATGATGAGCGGGCATGGCATACCTATATGGACAGTGTGTATAACACCATCATAGTTAAGGATGTCCTGTCCCGGCAGGGGATTCAGGAGTTCTCTAAACTGGAGCGGGTTATCGCTTTTATGTTCAGTACTATTGGGAGCGAGACTTCTATCAATAATATGGGAACCACCATTAACAATGATATGAAGGGTAAACCAACGGATAGTAAGATCCATGCGTTGACCATTGAAAGGTACCTTGAAAGTCTGCTTGACGGTTATGTGTTTTACAAGGTTAATCCGAGCTATTTGAGAGGTAAGAACCGGCTTCGCAGTAATGCTAAATACTACGCGGTGGATGCGGGCCTTCGGTACTTCCTTTTGGGCGGTACTGCAATAAACGACGCCGGCCATGTACTCGAAAACGTGGTGTACCTGGAACTGCTTCGCCGGGGCTACGATGTGGAGTTTGGTAAGATAGGTGATACTGAGATTGATTTTGTCGCCCGGAAGCCCGGCGGGAAGGTAGAGTATTATCAGGTGACACAGACTTTGATGGACAAGAAGGTTCTGGAGAGGGAATTGGGGCCGTTGCAGCAGATACAGGACAATTACCCAAAATTTATATTAAGCCGGGATTATGATAGCAGCAATTTTGCCGGTATCCGGCATATCAATGTGCTTGAATGGTTGACGAAGAAATAG
- a CDS encoding P-II family nitrogen regulator → MKLIIAYIQPHVLNEVKQELYKAEVYKISVTNAMGCGQQKGYTEQYRGVEIEVNLLKKVRIEIAVNDNFVKPTVDAIIRGARSGEIGDGKIFILPVEECIRIRTGETGSAAIG, encoded by the coding sequence ATGAAACTGATTATTGCATATATACAGCCCCATGTGCTGAACGAAGTTAAGCAGGAATTGTACAAGGCCGAGGTCTACAAGATTTCCGTAACCAACGCCATGGGCTGCGGTCAGCAGAAAGGTTACACCGAGCAGTATCGCGGTGTTGAGATTGAAGTAAACCTTTTAAAGAAGGTACGCATTGAAATTGCGGTGAACGATAACTTTGTAAAGCCCACGGTGGACGCCATAATCCGCGGCGCCCGCAGCGGGGAAATCGGGGATGGAAAAATCTTCATCCTCCCCGTGGAAGAGTGCATCCGTATCCGGACCGGCGAAACCGGTTCTGCAGCGATAGGCTAA
- a CDS encoding ammonium transporter: MRKKLFVLLILTLCMGGVSLFAEESIESLGFSLDVIWLFLGAILVFIMQAGFALVETGLTQAKNATNITMKNVMDFCLGAIVYWAIGWAFMYGQDKGGFIGTSEFFHSPMGLDFDSGGFYKSWFFQVVFAATAATIVSGAMAERTKFKSYLIYTCFISAFIYPISGHWIWSGDGWLAQLGFHDFAGSTVVHSVGGWAALMGAAVLGPRIGKYTKGADGKVSVKAFPGHNIPYAALGVLLLFFGWFGFNGASTGIATVGDGGIWSGLNIARVCVTTLLAASAGAVGALFFSWIWFKKPDCSMTLNGLLAGLVGITAPCAVVSPGASVAIGLIAGVLVVLSVEFIDKVLKIDDPVGAASVHLVCGIFGTLAVGIWGQVDGVAVGVLHGGGFTQLGIQALGIVSVGAWAAVTSLILFLLIKATVGLRVSVKEEAIGLDRSEHKSEAYAGFQIFSNM, translated from the coding sequence GTGCGAAAAAAGTTGTTTGTTTTGTTGATACTAACCCTGTGCATGGGGGGCGTTTCCCTCTTTGCCGAGGAAAGTATCGAATCCCTGGGATTTTCGCTTGATGTGATCTGGCTGTTCCTGGGTGCAATCCTGGTCTTTATCATGCAGGCGGGATTTGCCCTGGTAGAGACCGGTCTTACCCAGGCAAAAAATGCCACCAACATCACCATGAAAAATGTGATGGACTTTTGCTTAGGCGCAATCGTGTATTGGGCCATAGGGTGGGCGTTCATGTACGGCCAGGATAAGGGCGGATTTATCGGTACCTCGGAGTTTTTCCATAGTCCTATGGGACTGGACTTTGATTCCGGCGGCTTCTACAAATCGTGGTTCTTCCAGGTAGTTTTTGCTGCCACTGCGGCGACCATTGTTTCAGGCGCCATGGCGGAACGGACCAAGTTTAAGTCATACCTGATTTATACCTGTTTTATTTCGGCGTTTATTTACCCCATTTCCGGTCACTGGATATGGAGCGGCGATGGCTGGCTTGCACAGCTTGGTTTCCACGACTTCGCCGGTTCCACGGTGGTCCACTCTGTGGGCGGCTGGGCGGCTCTGATGGGCGCTGCGGTCCTGGGCCCCCGTATCGGGAAATATACCAAAGGGGCGGACGGAAAAGTTTCGGTTAAAGCGTTTCCGGGACATAATATCCCCTATGCGGCCCTCGGTGTGCTTCTTCTGTTCTTCGGTTGGTTCGGCTTCAACGGCGCTTCAACCGGTATAGCAACCGTGGGGGATGGCGGAATCTGGAGCGGCCTTAATATTGCCCGTGTCTGCGTTACTACACTTCTTGCGGCTTCCGCAGGGGCTGTCGGGGCGCTGTTTTTCTCCTGGATTTGGTTCAAGAAACCCGATTGTTCCATGACACTGAACGGACTTCTGGCAGGTCTTGTGGGTATTACCGCCCCCTGCGCCGTGGTAAGTCCCGGCGCATCCGTTGCCATCGGCCTTATCGCCGGTGTGCTCGTCGTTCTCTCGGTCGAGTTTATCGATAAGGTTCTTAAGATCGATGACCCGGTCGGCGCCGCATCGGTACACCTGGTCTGCGGTATCTTTGGTACCCTGGCGGTCGGTATCTGGGGTCAGGTGGACGGCGTCGCGGTTGGCGTCCTCCATGGCGGTGGATTCACCCAGCTTGGCATCCAGGCCCTTGGCATCGTGTCCGTAGGCGCATGGGCAGCCGTCACCAGTCTTATCCTCTTCCTCCTGATTAAGGCGACCGTAGGACTGCGGGTCAGTGTCAAAGAAGAAGCGATAGGACTCGATCGCAGCGAACACAAGTCGGAAGCTTACGCAGGCTTCCAGATTTTCAGTAACATGTAA
- a CDS encoding sigma-54-dependent Fis family transcriptional regulator translates to MQSEIVSERDELELLFDIARTFDKHVELRTALGPLLSLLEVRAGLTWGMVTLLDRATGLLKVEEAYGLSAEEKKRGIYRLGEGLVGRVFESGISITVPDLSKETHFLNRAKNRAKADMVGLTYYCVPIRSGGAVIGTLSAERRILHEDVEARIAGDRAFLEKVSSIIADSAKLRERITEEQFRLHQNGGMAVDERINRDQSGGRIISGSEIIGTSNAMRTVHEMLSRVAPSDATVLITGESGTGKELIAAEIHRLSKRVGAPLIKVNCAAIPESLIESELFGHERGAFTGADKQRKGRFELAHSGTLFLDEIGELSPQVQVKLLRVLQERELERVGGTSTIKVDVRLITATNRNLEEEVKSGRFRDDLYYRLNVFPIQIPPLRERKSDIVLLADYFSEKYAAKNGKLIKRISTPAIDLLTSYSWPGNVRELENAIERAVILSKDQVIHSYDLPPSLQSAASTNTEPTTTLEAALSRMEKELIVEALKIADGNMASAARRLGITERQMGLRVHHYGINWRLYRTTKM, encoded by the coding sequence ATGCAATCCGAAATCGTTTCTGAACGGGATGAGTTGGAACTTCTGTTCGATATAGCCCGAACCTTTGACAAACACGTTGAACTCAGGACAGCTTTAGGTCCCCTGCTCAGCCTCTTGGAAGTCCGGGCGGGATTGACCTGGGGGATGGTTACGCTTCTGGATCGGGCCACGGGGCTCCTCAAGGTTGAGGAAGCCTACGGTTTAAGCGCCGAAGAAAAAAAACGGGGCATCTACCGCCTGGGAGAAGGCCTGGTGGGCCGGGTCTTTGAATCGGGGATCTCCATCACCGTCCCGGATCTTTCCAAGGAAACCCACTTCCTCAACCGGGCTAAAAACCGGGCTAAGGCAGACATGGTGGGGCTTACCTATTATTGCGTACCCATACGGTCCGGAGGCGCCGTGATCGGTACCCTCAGCGCGGAACGGCGGATCCTGCATGAGGATGTGGAAGCCAGGATAGCCGGGGATCGGGCTTTTCTGGAGAAGGTTTCTTCTATAATAGCGGATTCCGCCAAACTCCGTGAGCGGATTACCGAAGAACAGTTCCGGCTCCACCAGAACGGCGGCATGGCCGTGGATGAGCGGATCAACCGGGACCAGAGCGGCGGCCGGATCATATCGGGAAGCGAGATCATCGGAACCAGTAACGCCATGCGGACCGTCCACGAGATGCTTTCCCGGGTGGCCCCCAGTGACGCCACGGTGCTCATCACCGGCGAAAGCGGTACCGGCAAGGAACTTATCGCCGCAGAAATCCACCGGCTCTCCAAACGGGTGGGGGCGCCCCTGATTAAGGTCAACTGCGCCGCTATCCCGGAAAGCCTTATTGAAAGCGAGCTCTTCGGCCATGAACGGGGGGCCTTTACCGGGGCAGACAAGCAGCGCAAAGGCCGTTTTGAGCTAGCCCATTCGGGAACCCTGTTTTTGGACGAAATCGGAGAACTTTCCCCCCAGGTTCAGGTAAAGCTCCTGCGGGTGCTCCAGGAGCGGGAGCTTGAACGGGTGGGCGGAACCTCTACCATTAAGGTCGATGTCCGGCTCATCACCGCCACCAACCGGAACCTGGAAGAGGAGGTCAAGTCCGGTCGTTTCCGGGATGATCTCTACTACCGGCTCAACGTATTCCCCATCCAGATCCCCCCCCTGCGGGAACGGAAAAGCGACATCGTCCTCCTGGCGGATTACTTTTCCGAAAAGTACGCCGCCAAGAACGGCAAGCTCATCAAGCGCATATCTACCCCCGCCATCGACCTCCTTACCAGCTATTCCTGGCCCGGCAATGTCCGGGAGTTAGAAAACGCCATCGAGCGTGCGGTGATCCTCTCCAAGGACCAGGTGATCCACTCCTACGACCTCCCCCCCAGTCTGCAGTCTGCGGCCTCCACCAATACCGAGCCCACCACCACCCTGGAAGCGGCCCTTTCCCGCATGGAAAAAGAGCTTATCGTAGAGGCCCTGAAGATCGCCGACGGTAATATGGCCTCCGCCGCCCGCCGCCTTGGCATTACCGAACGGCAAATGGGCCTTCGGGTCCATCACTACGGTATCAACTGGCGCCTCTACAGAACAACAAAAATGTAG
- a CDS encoding tetratricopeptide repeat protein, translated as MRFLKLTVLLTSVVVLASSCSSGPVNIPDTATPAEIVQRAQEASDRNRYNQALGYYETILERFPSSNDYACAAEYEIAFIHYKQKKYELSESEFRELLARYDAPDAELLPPQYKILSNIVITKIDERKK; from the coding sequence ATGCGTTTCCTCAAATTAACTGTCCTTCTTACCTCTGTTGTCGTGTTAGCTTCAAGCTGCTCCTCCGGGCCGGTGAATATCCCGGATACTGCCACCCCGGCGGAAATAGTGCAGCGGGCTCAGGAAGCTTCGGACCGGAACCGGTATAATCAGGCCCTGGGATACTATGAAACTATACTGGAGCGGTTTCCCTCAAGCAACGACTATGCCTGTGCTGCAGAGTACGAGATTGCCTTTATCCATTACAAGCAAAAAAAATATGAACTCTCGGAATCCGAATTCAGGGAGCTCCTGGCCCGGTACGATGCCCCCGATGCGGAACTGCTTCCCCCGCAATACAAAATTCTGTCCAATATTGTTATCACCAAGATCGATGAACGGAAAAAATAG
- the argC gene encoding N-acetyl-gamma-glutamyl-phosphate reductase, producing MIVGIIGATGYAGAELVRLLAGHPGVTGFALASVSYEGDRIEHIYPNFLGKIESTLVKPEEVISRSQVVFAALPHGVGEPFAKTCIEKSIPFIDLSADFRFDDDEETFAAWYGKSFVYKELRNYSVYGLPELNRSRIKELASSKKLIIGNPGCYPTGASLGAFPALAKGMAGPGTIIVDSASGVTGGGREPSRSFHYPECADSLAPYKVGAHRHTPEIARNFQAMTARAATSAPVQQGPAVIFTPHLAPMNRGILSTIYIPLAEAWRPKGKTAGAPRPPTKEIEEKAGEIRRVYEDFYKDEPFVRVLPAGVIAASGRVRQSNFCDISIHLDQAGTTLLAVSAIDNMVKGAAGQAVQNMNIIFGFDETDGLKTIPALF from the coding sequence TTGATCGTTGGCATTATCGGCGCCACCGGATATGCGGGCGCCGAATTGGTTCGGCTGCTTGCGGGGCATCCCGGGGTGACCGGGTTCGCCTTGGCTTCGGTAAGCTATGAGGGTGACCGGATTGAACATATTTATCCCAATTTTTTGGGGAAAATCGAATCTACCCTGGTAAAACCGGAGGAGGTGATTTCCCGGTCCCAGGTGGTTTTTGCGGCCCTGCCTCACGGGGTGGGGGAGCCCTTTGCTAAGACCTGTATTGAAAAGAGTATCCCCTTCATCGACCTTTCTGCGGATTTTCGTTTTGACGATGACGAGGAAACCTTCGCCGCCTGGTATGGTAAATCATTTGTATATAAGGAATTACGAAACTATTCCGTCTACGGGCTCCCGGAGTTGAACCGTTCCCGTATTAAGGAACTGGCTTCTTCGAAAAAGCTTATCATTGGTAACCCCGGCTGTTATCCCACCGGAGCTTCCCTGGGGGCCTTCCCCGCCCTGGCGAAGGGTATGGCGGGGCCGGGAACTATTATCGTAGATTCCGCTTCCGGGGTTACGGGCGGCGGCCGGGAACCAAGCCGTTCCTTCCACTACCCCGAATGCGCGGATTCCTTAGCCCCCTACAAGGTGGGCGCCCACCGGCACACCCCGGAAATTGCCCGGAACTTCCAAGCCATGACAGCCAGGGCAGCTACGTCCGCGCCTGTGCAGCAAGGGCCGGCGGTGATCTTTACTCCCCATTTGGCGCCCATGAATCGGGGTATACTCAGTACCATCTACATTCCCCTGGCGGAGGCCTGGCGGCCCAAGGGAAAAACGGCCGGCGCCCCTCGGCCGCCTACAAAGGAGATTGAGGAAAAGGCTGGGGAGATCCGCCGGGTATACGAAGATTTTTACAAGGACGAACCCTTTGTCCGGGTCCTTCCGGCGGGGGTCATCGCCGCAAGCGGCCGGGTCCGGCAGTCCAACTTTTGCGACATATCGATCCACCTGGATCAGGCCGGTACTACCCTCCTGGCGGTTTCCGCCATCGACAATATGGTTAAGGGCGCCGCGGGACAGGCGGTTCAGAATATGAATATCATTTTCGGCTTTGACGAAACCGACGGGCTAAAGACTATACCGGCTTTATTCTAG
- the argB gene encoding acetylglutamate kinase has translation MKEVLNNNDRAEVLVHALPYIQAYQGKTVVVKYGGNAMINAELKAAVIQDLILMSCVGIRTVLVHGGGPEIESMLNSLGKESRFVQGLRYTDEETMEIVQMVLCGKVNKDITALIQQAGGKALGLCGIDGGLLLGRFLKSAGEDLGFVGEIETVNASVLETVLESGAIPVVSSVALGTGDAEGHILNVNADTAAAQIAVAIKAEKLILITDVQGILRNVQDPDSLIKQLPRSELENLKKQGVVSKGMIPKTECCSLALDGGVKKAHIIDGRLPHALLIELFTDEGIGTMIEA, from the coding sequence ATGAAGGAAGTACTTAATAACAACGATAGGGCGGAGGTGCTGGTCCATGCGTTGCCCTATATACAGGCCTACCAGGGCAAGACCGTGGTGGTAAAGTACGGCGGGAACGCCATGATCAACGCCGAGCTGAAAGCTGCGGTGATCCAGGACCTGATCCTCATGAGCTGCGTGGGGATACGGACAGTGCTGGTCCATGGGGGCGGCCCGGAAATTGAGTCCATGCTTAACAGCCTGGGCAAGGAGAGCCGCTTCGTTCAGGGGCTGCGCTATACCGATGAGGAGACCATGGAAATTGTCCAGATGGTCCTCTGCGGTAAGGTGAACAAGGATATCACCGCGCTGATCCAGCAGGCCGGCGGCAAGGCGCTGGGCCTTTGCGGTATAGACGGGGGGCTTCTTCTGGGAAGGTTCCTCAAATCCGCCGGGGAAGATCTGGGGTTTGTGGGGGAAATTGAAACCGTGAACGCCTCGGTTCTGGAGACCGTGCTGGAAAGCGGCGCTATCCCGGTGGTTTCCTCCGTAGCCCTGGGTACCGGCGACGCTGAGGGGCATATCCTCAACGTTAATGCGGATACCGCGGCCGCCCAAATTGCCGTGGCTATTAAGGCGGAGAAGCTCATCCTGATAACCGACGTACAGGGCATACTCCGGAATGTTCAGGACCCGGACTCCCTGATAAAACAGCTGCCCCGTTCGGAGCTTGAGAATCTGAAAAAACAGGGTGTGGTAAGCAAGGGGATGATCCCCAAGACTGAATGCTGCAGCCTCGCCCTGGACGGCGGGGTAAAGAAGGCCCATATCATCGACGGGCGTCTTCCCCATGCGCTGCTCATCGAGCTGTTCACCGACGAGGGCATTGGGACGATGATTGAAGCGTAG
- a CDS encoding aspartate aminotransferase family protein, protein MSDVFMNTYHRLPVTFAKGDGAWLTDITGKRYLDFTAGIAVNCLGHGYPALVKAIADQAAKLNHVCNYYQSDVSAAFAEKLVAACSGAGMQKLFLGNSGAEANEGACKIARKYSLKKYGEGRHQIVTLRGSFHGRTITTLAATGQDKFHQDFGPFTEGFLYAPGGDIDALDRALDRNTVAGLLIEAIQGESGIVPQTPEYIAAAAKLCAERDILLMFDEVQCGVGRTGTFLACEAYHDEHGLGVKPDVVTLAKGLSAGLPVGAVLAGEKAADTLGNSDHGSTFGGNPLAAAAGLVVLETVNNPAFLKEITRKGEKIRADIRAWNHPKVKEIRGRGLMIGVDITDDAWPILEKAIARADAKTPGLLILSAGPKTLRFLPPYIISDAEIEQGLGILRDLL, encoded by the coding sequence ATGAGCGATGTGTTTATGAATACCTACCACCGGCTGCCGGTTACCTTTGCTAAGGGTGATGGCGCCTGGCTTACGGATATTACGGGGAAGCGGTACCTGGATTTTACCGCCGGGATTGCCGTGAACTGTTTGGGCCACGGATACCCGGCCTTGGTAAAGGCCATTGCGGATCAGGCGGCGAAGCTCAACCACGTGTGTAACTATTACCAAAGCGATGTAAGCGCCGCCTTCGCAGAAAAGCTGGTGGCAGCCTGTTCCGGGGCGGGGATGCAGAAGCTGTTCCTGGGGAACTCCGGGGCTGAGGCCAACGAAGGGGCCTGTAAAATAGCCCGGAAATATTCCTTAAAAAAATACGGAGAAGGGCGGCATCAGATTGTAACCCTTAGGGGGAGTTTCCACGGCAGGACCATCACCACCCTGGCGGCAACCGGGCAGGATAAGTTTCATCAGGACTTCGGCCCCTTTACCGAGGGCTTTCTCTATGCACCCGGCGGGGACATAGACGCCCTGGACAGGGCCCTTGACAGAAATACGGTGGCGGGGCTTCTCATCGAGGCCATCCAGGGGGAAAGCGGTATCGTGCCCCAAACGCCGGAGTATATCGCCGCCGCGGCAAAACTTTGCGCCGAACGGGACATACTGCTCATGTTTGACGAGGTCCAGTGCGGGGTGGGCAGGACCGGAACCTTCCTGGCCTGTGAAGCCTACCATGACGAGCATGGTTTAGGGGTCAAACCCGACGTGGTCACCCTGGCCAAGGGCCTTTCCGCCGGTCTTCCCGTGGGCGCCGTCCTGGCGGGGGAAAAGGCTGCGGATACCCTCGGGAACAGCGACCACGGCAGCACCTTTGGCGGCAATCCTCTGGCCGCAGCCGCAGGATTGGTGGTGCTGGAAACCGTAAACAACCCGGCTTTCCTCAAAGAAATTACCCGGAAAGGCGAGAAGATCAGGGCGGATATCCGGGCCTGGAATCACCCTAAGGTGAAGGAGATCCGTGGCCGGGGCCTCATGATTGGTGTGGATATCACCGATGACGCCTGGCCGATTCTGGAAAAAGCCATAGCCCGGGCGGACGCGAAAACACCGGGGCTCCTGATCCTCAGCGCCGGGCCCAAGACCCTGCGTTTCCTGCCGCCGTATATCATCAGCGATGCTGAGATTGAACAGGGGCTGGGAATATTGAGAGATTTATTGTAG
- the rpe gene encoding ribulose-phosphate 3-epimerase, whose translation MLAPKLSPSMMCADLFYLRDTIDIFETNHIPYLHIDVMDGSFVPNLMLGTDMTRQIRRGSSIPLDIHLMIENPGEKLEWFLPQGGEYVSVHVETTRHLQRVLHKIRTLGAKPMVALNPATPLMTIEDVLPDVDAVLLMTVNPGFAGQKLIPQTLDKIKRLRTLLDDRGFAEVEIEVDGNVTLENALKMRSAGANIFVAGTSLLFRPGTSGEVSCGEIENHIKQFNESVQ comes from the coding sequence ATGTTAGCCCCAAAACTTTCCCCTTCCATGATGTGCGCTGATCTCTTTTATCTGCGGGATACCATTGATATTTTTGAAACTAACCATATCCCCTATTTGCACATTGATGTTATGGACGGATCCTTTGTGCCAAACCTGATGCTGGGTACCGATATGACCCGGCAGATCCGTAGGGGTTCCTCCATTCCCCTGGACATACACCTGATGATCGAAAATCCCGGGGAAAAGCTGGAATGGTTCCTGCCGCAGGGGGGAGAATATGTTTCCGTACATGTGGAGACCACCAGGCATCTCCAGCGTGTACTGCATAAAATCCGCACCCTGGGGGCAAAACCCATGGTCGCCCTGAATCCGGCAACCCCGCTGATGACAATTGAGGATGTCCTTCCCGATGTTGACGCGGTCCTCTTGATGACCGTTAACCCCGGGTTCGCCGGTCAAAAACTAATCCCCCAAACCCTGGACAAGATTAAGCGTCTGCGGACCCTGCTGGATGACCGGGGTTTTGCGGAGGTGGAAATTGAGGTTGACGGCAACGTGACCTTAGAAAATGCCCTCAAGATGCGCTCCGCAGGGGCAAACATTTTTGTAGCGGGCACTTCACTCCTGTTCCGGCCCGGAACTTCCGGCGAAGTTTCCTGCGGCGAAATCGAGAATCATATCAAACAGTTTAACGAATCTGTACAGTAA
- a CDS encoding zinc-dependent dehydrogenase, protein MKAAVYLDKDKIEVREVPTPTVDADSVLVKVQSCAVCGSDIRIFHHGNSRVKPPQILGHEASGEIVELGANVTKFKKGDRVAIGADVPCGECVFCEAGIGNNCQINYAMGYQFAGSFAEYVLLNKTVVNYGPVHKIPDAMSYDEAALAEPLACVLNAVELTNIRLGDTVVIIGAGPIGCMIIPIAYMSGATKVIVVQRSRPRLEGAKKFGADVYICSSEENAIQRVLEETGGLGADVIFTANPSPQSHVDALKMAKNRARVNFFGGLPAGSTVTLDTNIIHYKELFVLGAHGSLPRHHQQAIELIAAGRPDIKPYISHRFNLDKIQEAFEVAEGHQGMRVVVKPWGK, encoded by the coding sequence ATGAAAGCAGCGGTCTATCTGGATAAGGATAAAATTGAAGTACGGGAAGTTCCCACACCCACCGTTGATGCGGATAGTGTTTTAGTAAAGGTGCAATCCTGTGCGGTGTGCGGGTCGGATATACGTATCTTTCATCATGGGAATTCCCGGGTTAAACCCCCGCAAATCCTTGGGCATGAAGCGTCCGGAGAGATCGTTGAGCTGGGCGCCAATGTTACTAAATTTAAGAAGGGTGACCGGGTGGCAATCGGTGCGGACGTTCCCTGTGGTGAATGTGTTTTTTGTGAAGCGGGGATTGGCAATAACTGCCAGATTAACTATGCCATGGGCTATCAGTTCGCCGGCAGCTTTGCGGAATATGTGTTATTAAATAAAACGGTGGTTAATTACGGCCCGGTACATAAAATACCGGATGCCATGAGCTATGACGAAGCTGCCCTGGCGGAACCCCTGGCCTGTGTTCTTAATGCAGTAGAACTAACCAATATCCGCCTGGGGGACACGGTGGTCATCATCGGCGCAGGACCCATCGGCTGTATGATCATTCCCATTGCCTATATGTCCGGCGCCACAAAGGTAATTGTGGTACAGCGTTCCCGGCCGCGGCTGGAGGGGGCCAAAAAATTCGGCGCCGATGTGTACATCTGTTCCTCAGAAGAAAATGCTATACAAAGGGTATTGGAAGAAACCGGCGGGCTTGGCGCCGATGTTATCTTTACGGCAAATCCCTCACCCCAATCCCATGTTGACGCCCTGAAAATGGCCAAGAACCGGGCGCGGGTAAATTTTTTTGGCGGATTACCGGCGGGCAGTACGGTCACCCTGGACACCAACATTATTCACTATAAGGAACTTTTTGTACTCGGCGCCCATGGTTCCCTGCCCCGGCATCACCAGCAGGCCATTGAACTTATCGCCGCAGGCAGGCCGGATATTAAGCCCTACATCTCCCATCGCTTCAACCTGGACAAGATACAGGAGGCCTTCGAAGTTGCCGAAGGACACCAGGGCATGCGGGTAGTGGTGAAACCCTGGGGGAAATAA